Proteins from one Leptonema illini DSM 21528 genomic window:
- a CDS encoding PIN domain-containing protein — MKTVLVDSSVWIDYFRRKESESGVVLDSLIDYGLISVNDLILAELIPFLRLKRKRQIIELLMSVERLPFRIDWAEIMDLQTANLRHGVNNVGIPDLIILQNSIQNNASLFSLDKHFALMRKHIKFDLFMP; from the coding sequence ATGAAAACTGTTCTTGTTGATTCGTCAGTTTGGATCGATTATTTTCGACGAAAAGAATCTGAGTCTGGCGTGGTACTTGACTCTTTGATCGACTATGGGCTTATCTCTGTCAATGATTTGATCCTGGCCGAGTTGATTCCTTTTCTCCGGTTGAAGAGAAAAAGGCAGATAATAGAGCTTCTGATGTCTGTGGAAAGGCTGCCATTTCGAATTGACTGGGCCGAAATTATGGACCTACAGACTGCTAACCTCCGGCACGGAGTGAATAATGTGGGCATTCCTGATCTGATTATTTTGCAGAACAGTATTCAAAATAATGCGTCACTGTTTTCGCTGGACAAGCATTTTGCATTGATGCGGAAGCATATCAAGTTTGATCTCTTTATGCCTTAG
- a CDS encoding type II toxin-antitoxin system VapB family antitoxin has product MKTTIDLPEELLKEAMDVSRIDDESVVIQEGLHALIRREKIKKLKKFKGSIDLDIDMRKLRQR; this is encoded by the coding sequence ATGAAAACAACGATTGATTTGCCCGAAGAATTATTGAAAGAAGCTATGGATGTCTCTCGAATTGACGACGAATCTGTCGTCATTCAGGAAGGACTTCATGCACTCATCAGGCGGGAAAAGATCAAGAAATTAAAAAAATTCAAGGGTAGTATTGACCTTGATATAGATATGAGAAAGCTTCGGCAGCGATGA
- a CDS encoding NADPH-dependent F420 reductase, which yields MKVGILGSGIVAKTLGAGFKKHGHEVILGTRNPDKLKEWSVQGGAISDFAGAAAFGDIVVLAVKGSAAMDVLKLAGSGLEGKPVLDATNPIADQPPEDGVLRFFTDLNQSLMERLQSQFPKSRFVKVFSSVGAGAMVNPGFSGGRPTMFICGNDDAAKQTTTAILDQFGWDVDDMGSAVAARAIEPLCMLWCIPGFKQNDWMHAFKMLR from the coding sequence ATGAAAGTAGGCATTCTCGGATCGGGTATTGTGGCGAAAACACTCGGGGCCGGCTTTAAGAAGCACGGACACGAGGTCATTCTGGGAACGCGCAATCCCGATAAATTGAAGGAATGGAGCGTCCAGGGCGGCGCGATCAGCGATTTTGCCGGAGCGGCTGCCTTCGGCGATATTGTCGTTCTCGCGGTAAAGGGTAGCGCTGCGATGGATGTCCTGAAGCTTGCCGGCTCCGGATTAGAAGGCAAGCCCGTTCTGGACGCAACGAATCCCATCGCCGATCAGCCACCGGAAGACGGCGTGCTGCGTTTCTTTACTGATTTGAATCAGTCGCTGATGGAGCGCCTGCAGAGCCAGTTCCCGAAATCACGCTTCGTAAAGGTATTCAGCAGCGTCGGTGCCGGCGCGATGGTTAACCCCGGCTTTTCTGGCGGCCGACCGACGATGTTCATCTGCGGAAACGACGATGCGGCCAAACAGACGACGACGGCCATTCTCGATCAGTTCGGATGGGACGTTGACGATATGGGCTCTGCCGTCGCCGCTCGTGCCATAGAGCCGCTCTGCATGCTCTGGTGTATTCCGGGATTCAAACAGAACGACTGGATGCATGCGTTTAAGATGTTGCGGTGA
- a CDS encoding ABC-F family ATP-binding cassette domain-containing protein, whose product MKTAFTIQNLSRSFGIRTLFKDLSLSVPANEKIGVIGRNGAGKTTLFKMIEGVEQADTGSIIFNGSMRFGFLEQHDNWNDEESVLDYLIRKSEEEPWTCSRVAAKMGIHQHQLDLPITALSGGYRMRVKLASLLARNPDFLFLDEPTNFLDLSTQLFLEAFLKSWKGGYMIISHDREFLMQTCEMTLEVSQNELLLFPGDVQEYFAYAEERQEQLARQQKNIDSRRKELMDFVNRFRAKASKATQAQSKLKMAAKLEDVQAIKKSRSARIKIPDVRVAKGPIFECEMDIGYGEKVIADSVELKLGGGERYAVLGDNGQGKSTLLKTLAGVLKPVRGTMRWAPSKRLGYYAQHLSDALRENETVFESLRRMADTTANRQEILDMAGGFLFSGDDVDKPVKVLSGGERSRVCLAALMLQKNDILLLDEPTNHLDFETVELLALALRDYSGTLFFVSHDRTFVNTVASQIIEVKDGNIILYPGLYEDYVFYQRSRIAKELESGISDVAKKAAETAVDPARKEKRNGNTPLPVTPPGGPEEKKEALLRFLNLARKDRQKEIRRLRDELRNMEKRMKELEAKRAELTQILSSGAYDQEKYKAMEEVSKTLAEMEREWMELQEQIDLFEGEI is encoded by the coding sequence ATGAAAACGGCCTTCACAATTCAGAATTTATCTCGATCATTCGGCATCCGCACGCTCTTCAAAGATTTAAGTCTCTCCGTTCCGGCGAACGAAAAGATCGGCGTCATCGGACGCAATGGCGCCGGCAAGACAACGCTCTTTAAGATGATCGAAGGCGTCGAGCAGGCCGATACGGGCAGTATTATATTCAACGGTTCCATGCGCTTCGGATTTCTCGAACAGCATGATAACTGGAACGACGAGGAGTCCGTGCTCGATTATCTCATTCGCAAAAGCGAAGAAGAGCCCTGGACCTGCTCTCGCGTCGCGGCGAAGATGGGTATTCACCAGCACCAGCTCGATCTTCCGATTACCGCTCTATCGGGCGGCTATCGCATGCGGGTCAAGCTTGCCTCGCTTCTTGCGCGTAATCCGGATTTCCTGTTTCTTGACGAACCGACTAACTTTCTCGACCTTTCGACGCAGCTCTTTCTTGAAGCCTTTCTGAAATCCTGGAAAGGCGGATACATGATCATCTCGCACGATCGCGAGTTTCTCATGCAGACGTGCGAGATGACGCTTGAGGTTTCGCAGAACGAGCTCCTGCTTTTTCCCGGAGACGTGCAGGAATATTTCGCCTACGCCGAAGAGCGCCAGGAGCAGCTCGCCCGCCAGCAGAAGAACATCGACTCACGACGAAAAGAACTCATGGACTTCGTTAACCGATTCCGTGCGAAGGCGTCGAAAGCGACACAGGCTCAGTCGAAGCTCAAGATGGCGGCGAAGCTCGAAGACGTGCAGGCCATAAAGAAAAGCCGCTCCGCCCGCATCAAGATCCCCGATGTGCGCGTAGCTAAAGGTCCGATCTTTGAATGCGAGATGGACATCGGTTATGGCGAGAAGGTCATCGCCGACTCGGTGGAATTAAAGTTAGGCGGAGGCGAGCGATACGCCGTTCTCGGCGATAACGGTCAGGGTAAGTCGACGTTACTCAAGACGCTGGCGGGCGTGCTCAAGCCCGTGCGCGGCACGATGCGCTGGGCTCCGAGCAAGCGACTCGGTTATTATGCCCAACACCTTTCCGATGCGCTTCGCGAAAACGAGACGGTCTTTGAATCGCTGCGCCGCATGGCCGATACTACGGCGAACCGACAGGAAATCCTCGATATGGCCGGCGGCTTCCTGTTCAGCGGCGACGATGTCGACAAACCTGTTAAGGTGCTGTCGGGCGGCGAGCGCTCTCGCGTCTGTCTGGCCGCTCTGATGCTTCAGAAGAACGACATCCTGCTTCTTGACGAACCGACAAACCACCTTGACTTCGAAACGGTGGAACTGCTCGCCCTCGCACTGCGCGATTACTCCGGCACGCTTTTCTTCGTCAGCCATGACCGAACCTTCGTGAATACGGTCGCCTCGCAAATCATCGAGGTGAAAGACGGAAACATCATCCTTTACCCCGGCCTTTACGAGGATTACGTCTTCTATCAGCGCAGCCGCATTGCAAAAGAGCTCGAATCGGGCATCTCGGACGTGGCCAAAAAAGCGGCCGAGACGGCGGTCGATCCGGCACGCAAAGAGAAGCGCAACGGCAATACTCCGCTTCCCGTCACCCCACCGGGCGGGCCCGAAGAGAAAAAGGAGGCCCTTCTGCGTTTTCTCAATCTCGCACGCAAGGATCGCCAGAAAGAGATTCGCCGACTGCGGGACGAGTTGCGTAATATGGAAAAGCGTATGAAGGAGCTCGAGGCGAAGCGCGCCGAGCTGACGCAGATCCTTTCCTCCGGAGCCTACGATCAGGAAAAGTACAAGGCAATGGAAGAAGTGAGTAAAACGTTAGCCGAAATGGAACGGGAATGGATGGAGCTTCAGGAGCAGATCGATCTTTTCGAGGGAGAGATCTGA
- a CDS encoding acyl-CoA thioesterase has product MTALSTKTQTTLRVRRSDLDVNGHVNNGTYQSYFEEARIEAFELLKQTDERLPGDFEIARCELEFRKELKYPDEAIVTTELLTDERGRFISQEILRASDSALVTQGRFYLRDAEAPQIYYRLEDYPHAVYHSVDVAWPHMTPEARVGLHTIQYYLDDARIRSGYATGLDIDSLQEQGIGPVVYRAEIDYFAPMTFRDELVIATVYERGEKGRLAFRHDLFSKSSRRLLLRSLVHGLFMDLKRMRPYRFSDEQLERIMSVNMKSPFRDDAASER; this is encoded by the coding sequence GCGATCCGACCTGGACGTGAACGGACATGTAAACAATGGCACATACCAGAGCTATTTCGAAGAGGCCCGAATAGAAGCGTTTGAGCTTCTGAAACAGACCGATGAACGGCTTCCCGGCGACTTCGAAATAGCTCGGTGCGAGCTTGAATTTCGTAAAGAACTGAAATATCCCGATGAGGCGATCGTAACGACAGAGCTGTTAACCGATGAGCGAGGACGCTTTATCTCACAGGAGATCCTGCGCGCATCAGATTCAGCTCTGGTCACACAGGGCCGATTCTATCTGCGAGACGCCGAGGCGCCGCAGATCTATTATCGCCTTGAGGATTATCCGCATGCGGTCTATCACTCTGTCGACGTCGCCTGGCCTCATATGACGCCCGAGGCAAGAGTCGGATTGCATACGATCCAGTATTATCTTGACGATGCCCGGATTCGATCGGGCTATGCGACCGGCCTTGATATCGATTCGCTACAGGAGCAGGGGATCGGCCCCGTCGTGTACAGAGCCGAGATCGACTATTTTGCGCCGATGACGTTTCGAGACGAGCTTGTCATCGCCACCGTTTATGAGCGGGGCGAAAAAGGACGCCTTGCGTTCCGGCACGATCTCTTTTCGAAGTCTTCGCGTCGATTGCTCTTGCGCTCGCTTGTGCACGGACTCTTCATGGATCTGAAGCGCATGCGCCCCTATCGCTTCTCGGATGAGCAGCTGGAGCGCATCATGAGCGTGAATATGAAGTCTCCGTTTCGAGACGACGCAGCATCGGAACGGTGA
- a CDS encoding NAD(P)/FAD-dependent oxidoreductase — protein MKRIVIAGGGYAGILAANRLAAQSKKEGYSITLINASETFVERIRDHQAGAGQPLPRMSVRELLRAPVAFLHDRIESIDAVGKTVGTQSGFVPYDALIYAPGSEGRPSFAAENSYCIGAPGEADRLRRALPSAKGSVVVLGAGLTGIETSTELAEARPDLSITVVHTGNLDREYSQKGANHLRKVFRRLQIRLLEDTRIQAIRPSSVLLADGRTLPSDMTIQSGGLFGSPLARISGLPVNDRDQLLVDETLMVPDYDGLFGAGDAIALPEGYGFMRMGCVTAMPLGAHAAGSVSQYLAGAKRRAFRFGFPGRSISLGRNDGLIQFTDSFDGPVERAITGRSAAFIKEQVCRYTVRMLRLERTTGWKVFRWPQGQLQTAN, from the coding sequence ATGAAACGCATCGTCATCGCCGGCGGAGGATATGCCGGCATTCTGGCCGCCAATCGTCTTGCGGCCCAATCAAAGAAAGAAGGCTATTCGATTACTCTGATCAACGCCTCTGAAACCTTTGTGGAGCGCATTCGCGACCACCAGGCCGGCGCCGGTCAACCGCTTCCGCGCATGAGCGTGCGCGAACTGCTCAGGGCTCCCGTAGCCTTCTTGCACGATCGCATCGAGAGCATCGACGCCGTCGGTAAGACGGTGGGGACGCAGAGCGGATTCGTACCCTATGATGCGCTCATTTACGCACCCGGCAGCGAAGGCCGGCCGAGCTTTGCCGCCGAAAACAGCTACTGCATCGGAGCACCCGGCGAGGCGGATCGCCTTCGTCGAGCCCTGCCATCCGCAAAAGGAAGCGTCGTCGTTCTCGGAGCAGGGTTAACAGGCATTGAAACCTCGACGGAGCTCGCCGAGGCCCGGCCCGATCTATCGATCACAGTCGTGCATACAGGGAACCTTGATCGCGAGTACTCGCAAAAAGGGGCGAATCACCTGCGTAAGGTCTTCCGGCGTCTTCAAATCCGACTGCTCGAAGATACGCGTATCCAGGCCATTCGCCCATCGTCCGTTCTGCTTGCCGATGGTCGAACGCTACCCTCCGATATGACGATTCAAAGCGGAGGCCTTTTCGGCTCGCCTCTTGCAAGGATCTCAGGCCTTCCGGTCAACGATCGGGATCAGCTTCTCGTCGATGAAACCCTGATGGTGCCAGATTATGACGGACTTTTCGGCGCCGGCGATGCCATTGCGTTACCCGAAGGCTACGGCTTCATGCGTATGGGATGCGTAACGGCCATGCCGCTTGGCGCCCATGCGGCCGGTTCGGTATCACAGTATCTCGCAGGCGCAAAAAGACGAGCCTTTCGCTTCGGATTTCCCGGCAGATCGATCAGCCTCGGACGCAATGACGGCCTGATCCAGTTCACAGATTCGTTTGACGGCCCCGTAGAACGCGCCATAACCGGACGATCGGCGGCATTCATTAAAGAACAGGTCTGCCGTTATACCGTGCGCATGCTTCGTCTCGAAAGAACAACAGGATGGAAGGTTTTCAGATGGCCGCAGGGACAATTACAGACAGCGAACTGA
- a CDS encoding sterol desaturase family protein — protein MEKKGPTGGGTVFNELLAMYEEPLFLKVIIGTNLIALFSFLAMSVPLTLLAYWNPQWVRPYRIQSREPHYGRLIRGSLIHLGRNFAVAFLLSVLSWPLLRLTGIHDGPLPAWYVIVAQVVAFAIIDDFLFYWAHRWLHEIPFLYKAVHSIHHQVTTPIAITGNYMHVVEFLIISTLVFVGPILFGAHVITIWIWVVVRQWEAASQHSGISVPWTPTHMIPLYDGPAYHDFHHSKFYGNYSSLFSYTDTLFKTKSKKYDEYRRTKDRGTTTIEDPFQKINH, from the coding sequence ATGGAAAAAAAAGGGCCGACAGGCGGAGGAACTGTGTTCAACGAATTGCTTGCGATGTATGAAGAGCCGCTCTTCTTAAAAGTTATTATCGGAACGAATCTGATCGCTCTTTTCAGTTTTCTGGCGATGAGTGTTCCGCTTACACTGCTCGCGTACTGGAATCCACAGTGGGTGCGTCCGTATCGTATTCAGAGCAGGGAGCCCCATTATGGCCGCCTGATTCGCGGCTCACTCATTCACCTTGGCCGGAACTTTGCCGTGGCCTTTCTTCTAAGCGTGCTCTCCTGGCCTCTCTTGCGGTTAACGGGCATCCATGATGGGCCTCTGCCTGCATGGTATGTCATCGTCGCGCAGGTGGTCGCCTTTGCGATTATCGACGACTTCCTGTTTTACTGGGCGCATCGGTGGCTGCATGAGATTCCTTTTCTATATAAGGCGGTTCATTCCATTCATCATCAGGTGACGACGCCGATCGCGATCACGGGTAACTATATGCATGTCGTCGAGTTCCTGATCATCTCGACGCTTGTCTTTGTCGGGCCTATCCTGTTCGGGGCGCATGTCATAACGATCTGGATCTGGGTCGTCGTCCGTCAGTGGGAGGCGGCCTCGCAGCATTCGGGCATCTCTGTTCCCTGGACGCCGACACATATGATCCCCCTTTATGACGGGCCGGCCTATCATGATTTTCATCATTCCAAGTTCTATGGCAACTACTCGTCTCTATTCTCGTACACCGATACCCTGTTCAAAACGAAATCAAAGAAGTACGACGAGTACCGGCGAACGAAGGATCGAGGCACCACGACGATTGAGGATCCGTTTCAGAAGATAAATCATTGA
- the prmC gene encoding peptide chain release factor N(5)-glutamine methyltransferase produces MAYRLQQCTEAGARLLKEFMAGAEARREARTLMRHVLKLSEHDFFKDPLARLNRSDFHRFASLIRRRAKGEPFAYLVGKREFFSVEFQVNPSVLIPRPETEELIEHILKEHTHAPARIVDIGTGSGCIAAILAMQWKAGEILAADISVDALETARRNILELGLEDRITLIHSDLFERIQGSFDIVVSNPPYIKKEEFATLDRDVRDFEPGTALVVDNPETFYRRFFAQALQHLNTGGRIYMESSPALLLAQRLLAEQAGFVDIRIEKDLSGKERFLIARKA; encoded by the coding sequence ATGGCCTACCGCCTGCAACAGTGCACCGAGGCCGGCGCCCGGCTTCTGAAAGAGTTCATGGCCGGAGCAGAGGCCCGGCGCGAGGCGCGCACGTTGATGCGTCATGTGCTCAAGCTGTCCGAACACGACTTCTTCAAAGACCCGCTTGCGCGCCTCAATCGAAGCGACTTCCATCGTTTTGCCTCTTTGATTCGGCGCCGGGCTAAAGGCGAGCCGTTCGCCTATCTTGTCGGCAAACGCGAGTTCTTCTCGGTAGAGTTTCAGGTGAATCCGTCGGTTCTCATTCCCCGCCCCGAAACGGAGGAACTCATCGAGCACATCCTGAAAGAGCATACTCATGCTCCGGCACGCATCGTCGACATCGGCACGGGCTCGGGATGCATAGCGGCGATTCTCGCCATGCAATGGAAGGCCGGTGAAATCCTCGCCGCCGATATCTCGGTCGATGCACTTGAGACGGCGCGACGCAACATACTCGAACTGGGGCTTGAAGATCGTATCACGCTCATCCATTCCGATCTTTTCGAGAGGATTCAGGGCAGCTTCGATATCGTCGTTTCGAATCCGCCTTACATAAAAAAAGAAGAGTTCGCGACCCTTGACCGAGACGTGCGCGACTTTGAGCCCGGAACAGCCCTTGTCGTCGATAATCCCGAGACCTTTTATCGTCGTTTCTTCGCACAGGCCTTACAGCATCTAAATACAGGCGGACGCATCTACATGGAAAGCTCGCCCGCTCTTCTGCTTGCACAGCGTCTTCTTGCAGAGCAGGCCGGCTTTGTCGACATCCGAATCGAAAAGGATCTGTCGGGGAAGGAGCGCTTCTTGATCGCCCGGAAGGCGTAA
- a CDS encoding sigma-70 family RNA polymerase sigma factor, whose product MAAGTITDSELTIFLEHRRLLFSVAYRMMGSATDAEDIVQESYLRWRKASSNQKIRDAKSLLVSITTRLCIDEWKKARRKREVYIGPFLPEPVPTAMLHSELHDDRIDHAFLLLLEQLKPVERAIFVLKEAFDYSYAEIAGIVQKSEAACRQIFSRARRSIDVNKAPVSITRTQELLLQRYLTALSTADAKLLLSVIAEDAQIHSDGGGVAGAARRVVHGRIPVAALLLGVTRKGGSGEVYTASVNGMPAIVIYRDGKPVLVQCLAMDAQIRTLFGILNPGKLAAFKDRERLIREGVLSPVRFTIVMQLRWLWNRWIGRHFTVPMLRRLETETSYSRS is encoded by the coding sequence ATGGCCGCAGGGACAATTACAGACAGCGAACTGACCATCTTTCTCGAACATCGTCGCCTGCTCTTCTCCGTCGCTTATCGGATGATGGGCAGCGCGACCGATGCCGAAGACATCGTGCAGGAAAGTTATCTGCGATGGAGGAAGGCCTCGTCCAATCAAAAGATTCGCGATGCGAAGTCGCTACTCGTTTCGATTACGACCCGACTCTGCATCGACGAATGGAAGAAGGCTCGCCGCAAACGCGAGGTTTATATCGGTCCTTTTCTTCCCGAGCCCGTTCCGACGGCGATGCTACATAGTGAGCTGCACGATGATCGCATCGATCATGCCTTCTTGCTTCTGCTCGAGCAGTTGAAGCCGGTGGAGCGAGCGATCTTTGTATTAAAAGAGGCCTTCGACTATTCGTATGCAGAAATCGCCGGCATCGTTCAAAAATCCGAGGCGGCATGCCGGCAGATATTCAGCAGGGCGCGGCGTTCCATTGACGTGAACAAGGCGCCCGTTTCGATTACGCGCACACAGGAGTTGCTTCTTCAGCGGTATCTGACGGCGTTAAGCACCGCCGACGCGAAGCTGCTGCTCTCTGTGATCGCCGAAGACGCACAGATCCATTCCGACGGCGGCGGCGTGGCCGGAGCGGCCCGGCGCGTCGTTCACGGACGCATTCCGGTGGCGGCGCTTCTGCTCGGCGTCACGCGCAAGGGCGGATCGGGCGAGGTCTACACGGCAAGCGTCAATGGAATGCCGGCTATCGTCATCTACCGAGACGGCAAACCCGTCCTTGTGCAGTGTCTTGCTATGGATGCGCAGATACGGACGCTTTTCGGCATCCTCAATCCTGGAAAGTTAGCCGCCTTCAAAGATCGAGAACGACTTATACGCGAGGGCGTGCTGTCGCCGGTTCGATTCACGATAGTGATGCAACTGCGCTGGCTCTGGAACCGGTGGATCGGCCGACACTTCACCGTTCCGATGCTGCGTCGTCTCGAAACGGAGACTTCATATTCACGCTCATGA